CCAACGCCAGCAAATACCCGATGCCGATAAAAACCGGCAGGCTGAACAAGGCGCGCAGCAGGGAAAACTCAAGCCCCAGAAAGCCGATCTCAAAAGCCAGCATCGGGATCTTCAAGGTGCTGAAAGCACCCAGGTAAACGAAAATATTGCGAACACTGCAGCCCTTTTTCCACAGCAGGGCAGCCACTGGAAAAGCAGCGTAGAGGGGACCGGCCTGCAGCATGGCCAGCAGGATG
The window above is part of the Candidatus Aminicenantes bacterium genome. Proteins encoded here:
- a CDS encoding permease — encoded protein: ILLAMLQAGPLYAAFPVAALLWKKGCSVRNIFVYLGAFSTLKIPMLAFEIGFLGLEFSLLRALFSLPVFIGIGYLLALVLKDKQFAVKEQG